In the genome of Nerophis ophidion isolate RoL-2023_Sa linkage group LG28, RoL_Noph_v1.0, whole genome shotgun sequence, the window GAAATACCCGGTGACCAAGAAGTCTGACCGCATAGTcattatagctgttcaaccaaacTTTTTAacttacggttgggtagttaacattgGCGCTGATTGCATCGTACCttgatagctgttcagcaaaccattttaagttacggttttaacaaataccaaatgttgaaaccgtgagtcaggatggtgtgtggaaaagctaaatccccgtgtcagtctccctgataataaaattgtgaaagcaaacATTTTGATGTAGGCTCTGTTTAAATGTGACATTTGATATTGGGTTTACCATCGGCCGGTGATTTTGTTATGCTGCCCAAAAAGTGTCAGACAGCGAAGTAGACTGTCAATGTCCTATTaatagcaaaacccttggactTAAGAAGTTGtagtatgttgaaaaatgtgaaaggagtagtcaatGCAAAGAAGACTTTGTCAAAGCAAGAAATTTGGAAAATCTTGACCTTTCCAGaatggtgtaataggttaaaaaaggtggtattgttgtatcttttttcgtagttattttccttttttattaaacatttacaaGTACattaggcaattcctgaaggaattatgTACGAGTGCTTcaatgctgggagactgacacaggcattttgcttttacacacaccatcctgacctacggtttcaacatttggtactgCTTAAAACCgcaacttaaaagggttggcaaAACAGCTACCAAGGTACGAGTCAAattggcgcccatgttaactacccaaccgtagcttaaaaaggttggttgaacagctataaagactacgcagccagtctgcggccgggcagaccttcgctgctgttgcccggtctcatttgatgattatttgacaaaataaaaaatcctgcggtataagagtctttggcatctttggcagtctgctctttgtaattttacatttaatcaggaggtgtcttctgccaaggcattcactctcctgaaggaataaataaagtactatctaatctaaagtTATTGATGTCTAggacaatttctcaatcggtggagaattgttgaattaataacatgttgaaatgacaaatggtaatacggaatttcgggaaaacagagaatttttccagttctgattaagaggaaagcttcgacggtggaacagttaaaacgcgttgaaaaatgtggaaatcgtagtcgccagaaaaaaggtggaaatagggcttcagaagagcaggaattctggaaattcctgaaCTTTTTTTGAACTACGAAaatgggaagtttgaatttccagaatggtgcaatgtgtcgaaggtggaatgatttgaataGGTAACAACATgtggaaatgttgtattgttgtatcttttttttatttaacatttaaaactagatgaggaaattcctgaaggaattgcgtgtaaatgctccaatgctgaatatGAACTGAAATCCTCGAATATTTTTAGCATTGTTGAAGTCAAGTACACAGTTTCTGAACagtctgaatattttgaagttggaacagttagaGTCAGATGGCAAACGTGGAACTTTGAAGCATTTCCACTTGATTTCAAcaagaatttccccaaaatttagtccatgagtactgtgtTTTACAGCAACACAAGCAATGACCTcctagtccttatagttgttcaatCAACCCTTTTAAgtcacggtttggtagttaacatggactacgattgaaactgtgattcaggatggtttgtggaaaagttaaatgcctGTGTCAATCTTCCAGAtaacaaacaacaagattaaacaCATTTCTGTTGTAAGGTAACACTgcatactgaatttgtcatttgactggtggttatgattgattgactattcaaaaagtctttgacagtaaagaagactgacAATGTTCAGTGCAGATAAAAGCCTTGATATTTCCTGACTTGAGTGATCATTAGTGATAGGTTGATGAGGTGTCGCATAGCCTTTTGACAcgttgcaaaactgtattgatactgtgtcactaaatactgacatctgctggacattaaaaatccctacaggcgacctatggaccgactcaactgacactgattttatgacctagtatatacaataatataaaccaagtcagtgtatttcatttaggattatttcatatcttcattaaaataaaaatataattttttaaatcttttttagatacagtcaataaataatgagaacatgtatcataacatggaaatctaagaataaatgaatgaattgtttattttgagccatgcaaacaaaacaatagaataacataaaatacaaaagaaatatatagatacattatttttacacctacattgaaaacattacatgtgactaatcttttgtagatgtcaagattggctcaaaagggagtgggaagaagtaaacttattaggtcccacccctatacatatacaatatatatatatacaatatataatacaataatatatataatataattcaatacagtggttgctgcgtagatgctatatattatctatatataatacatttaaattcacacacacttacatatatacatatgtacacacacatatatacacaacacacacatatatacaatttatatatacatatacatacatatatacacatacacacacaatcacatacatacacacatgcataaacCCAAagtacacacatatccatcatacacacacacacacctatataaatactatgtatataatagtatatataatatacacttttgtctaaacataattaacaatttatggtgcctatgggaacaagctttccttttgactgtgatattagtggttaaaagtggatctgtggctgtggagctaatgcccctgatcaacaggacctgaggaccactcttgctatgtgtcctatgctgtgcattaaaagagacgaggggagccccctgccagaggagttatccaccaacataagatcccccactcgcctgccctgtactccagatagtgtacccaaatcccttttcttagtttccatcggcaccaattctttagtcagaattcatatttgtttttacatttgcagaatattagtattCAAAACCAACAATGTTCACTACATTGAACACAAAACTATCTCTTACAAAACCGTAAAAACATCCACACCGTGgattttgtgaacttttccacccccaatatatacatataatatatctgtgttggcgctgtgatgaggtggcgacttgtccagggtgtgcccggccttccgcccgagtgcagctgagataggctcaagcaccccccgcgaccacaaaacgggacaagcggtaggaaatggatggatggatccaataCCAATTAAACACAGGGGATAACCTGGATATTTGCcatttcacattttcagtaaagaaAACTACACATTATgttttttgggaaatattttacttggatgtttttttgttgttgttgcagaaaACACATTTCGATAACCCAAtcaaatattgatgacaatatatGTAGACGAGAATGGACTCAATCTCATCCCgctggtatcgatccaataccaatgcTGCCAAACAACATGGCCTTTATTAAAAGGTTTATgagatgtattatatatacatatatacatatacatacatatacatatacatatatagataaatatatatatatatacacacatatatatatacacacacatacatatatatatatatatatacatatataatatatacacacacacatatatatattgtatatttatatgctcatatatgtacatatatatatacatacatatgtatatattatatacacacatatatacttatacatacatacatatatacacattcatacacatatatacacacatatttaaatatatatatatatatttttttgtgtgtgtgtgtatatatgggtttccagttttttttttaaggtggccgccttaacaacaaagccacCGCCTAAATTAAagcctttattattattattttttttactaattatttaataacttattttttgtcctgtccatctTTTTAGGGAAATCAtttagttgatgtagatgtccatatatattgttcagatttactttacaaaagagaagtgtagtatttatttgaatttgactttattaaatgtatttgcaTCACAAGCTTTTTCGCTTCgtgctgcctctgcctctgtcgaTACACCTATGCAGCACCcaccattgtcccacccacacaaccatctgattggttacatacaaagccaatcagcagtgaatattcagagcacatgtaacagccaatcagcagtgagtattcagagcacatgtaacagccaatcagcagtgagtattcagagcacatgtaacagccaatcagcagtgagtattcagagcgcaagtaacagccaatcagcagtgagtattcagagcgcatgtaacagccaatcagcagtctgtattcagagcgcatgtaacagccaatcagcagtgagtattcagagcgcatgtaacagccaatcagcagtctgtattcagagcgcatgtaacagccaatcagcagtgagtattcagagcgcatgtaacagccaatcagcagtgagtattcagagcgcatgaaacagccaatcagcagtgagtattcagagcgcatggagtcagtgctcacggcAGAGGCAGGCAGGGAGGAGAGACGGTGCTGGTTAGCAGAAAGCTGTTAAGCAGGTGAGTATAATGCAGCAGactctaaacacctcccagtcaactactagtaacatcactatgagccccttGACCTTCTACTAATAcaattaagacacacacacacacacacacacacacacacacacacacacacacacacacacacacacacacacacacacacacacacacacacacacacacacacacacacacacacacacacacacacacacacacacacacacacacacagggacggcgtggcgcaacggaagagtggccgtgcgcaacccgaaggtccctggttcaattcccacctagtaccaacctcgtcacgtccgttgtgtcctgagcaagacacttcacccttgctcctgatgggtgctggttggcgccttgcatggcagctccctccatcagtgtgtgaatgtgtgtgtgaatgggtaaatgtggaagtagtgtcaaagcgctttgagtaccttgaaggtagaaaagcgctatacaagtacaacccatttatcatttatttatatatatatatatatggatggatccCTACATCATCACACATGTGTTTAATTGTGTATACTGCTTCAATAAATATTTGTTGCATAGAACAACGTGCTTGTTTGTTGTACATTTAGAATGTTTTAAACTGATAATACTTTAGTTAGTAATACTAATTTAGTTAACatataacttaaaggcctactgaaatgagattttcttattcaaacggggatagcaggtccattctatgtgtcatacttgatcattttgcgatattgccctattcttgctgaaaggatttagtagagaacatcgacgataaagtttgcaacttttggtcgctaataaaaaaaagccttgcctttaccggaagtagcagacgatgtgcgtgtgacatcacaggttgtagggctcctcacatctgaacattgtttataatgtgagagcgattcggaccgagaaagcgacaatttccccattaatttgagcgagaatgaaagattcgtggatgaagaaagttagagtgaagcacacaaaaaaaaaagaaaagaaaagcgacggctccaggcggcggcagtgggaccgtccCAGATGTACTTAGACTCACCATGatttgattaatgtggaccccgacttaaacaagttgaaaaacttattggggtgttaccatttagtggtcaattgtacggaatatgtactgaactgtgcaatctactaataaaagtatcaatcaatcaatcaatcaaagacacatttactaggataattctggaagatcccttatctgcttattgttttaatagtgttttagtgagattgtaaagtcatacctgaaagtcggatggctgcggtgaacgccagtgtctctcagagaagccaagattacagctgcctttttgagtccgttgtgtcctgagcaagacacttcacccttgctcctgatgggtgctggttggcgccttgcatggcagctccctccatcagtgtgtgactgtgtgtgtgaatgggtaaatgtggaagtagtgtcaaagcgctttgagtaccttgaaggtagaaaagcgctatacaagtacaacccatttatcatttatttatttaaatcacaGGTGAGTGTTTTTCCAAGACAAATACTTACTTGTCCTTTACTGGAAATCTGACCAGGCAGGTTGTGCTGTGTTGTTCAATttgtaataaaagtacacaatgttacATATTAATGCATATACTTGACCGAAATAAgcactaatataaaatatctaatctataaatgtaaaggcatgttaaaaagattgttacacaaacaacaatgtcacacatgttatatgtgctgatgttgttagaaagtccaaATTAAAGTCtcgacagtttatttcaaatcttgcagtttcatttgctgctgctgttctcaccagcacacttgtgtttcctacactggtacttataagagaatctttcaccacacacactgcaactcaacactttctctccagtgtgtgttctcatgtgtgccaCAAGGTTTGATcgttcacaaaagcttctgttgcagattgaacagggatGTGATTTctcgccagtgtgtgttctcatgtgtcttttcaaatgttgactttccgTAAAGCTTTTGCCGCAgtctgaacagataaaaggtttttccccagtgtgcgttctcatgtgcactttcaaattgttactttctacaaaacgtttaccacaggccgaacagataaaaggtttttcaccggtgtgtattctcatgtgtgctttcaaattgtgactttgtgcaaaacctttactacagattgaacaggaaaaagggttTTCTCCACCGTGTATTTTCATGTGAACTTTGAAACTCTGACTGTGAgtaaaacatttaccacattctgagcaggaaaaaggtttttctccactgtgtattttcatgtgttctttcaaatgatgattttgtgtaaaacctttaccgcagattgaacaagaaaaaggtttttctccagtgtgtgttctcatgtgtactttcagataaggtaatttaaaggttttgtcacagtgagaacatttaaAGCGGGTGTTGTCAgttgtcttatcatctttagagttttcatcatcagtgtcaggagagtgtgaggttgtgtcctcactatctgatagtggagctaagatcttgtctgcttgtgatcctccacagtggtctccatcagcttctgttgtcatgtgttgtcttgagctgctgcttggaggctccgcccctcccctctcctcactttcacctttgacctcatcatcttcactcttcacagtcactgggaactcctccagtccttcaatatCCTCTCCCCCCTGACTGATGCTGTAttcctcttggtcctcctcttcttctttaaagtagggggtcagtgggtcctcaaCTTCCTTTTTAATATGAGGGGTCAGCCTGTCCTCTTGCtgcttaaagtgaggggtcagtgggtcctcctcttcatttttgatgcgtatgatcagtgggtcctccgcttgccctttcatgtgaagggtcagtttaacattatgggtctgtggcgtctcgtcttcctctttaacgtgggggggatgtggctcctctcctccctctctGATGCGTTGGGAATGTGATACCTTTTCTTCCTCATGTATGTTGGTGGACTGTGGTTCCTCCTTCTGCTCATGTTCTTCATCGAGGTCTGCGGGCCACAAGAAcacaaacattctttagaaaactccaactttgctcagtcacatgagacattgtcctgcaccaacatatgatcgcAGTTtccccctcacagcagtcagggtacttccagctgacacatgaagaagaccttcaggggaatgccttcccaggccaacgtccaatccaccttattcatataaaaacatcctaaaagtcattcctgccgtccttaatggtagacgccatacgtgaaagtgtgctgttctccctctgaataagtcatacacacacaggagataatgtaccacatgccgaCCTCCACGAAGtggtactagtgatgagctccccctgctggtggacaataattacagTGATtgtcacattcatctttagacaTGTCTGCTCCAAAAaaaagcatgagcacagtcaacatgttggccaaaaaagttttgctttcatttagtgttgccacaaTTAAACCTGgaaaaagtaatcagattactgactactccttcaaaagattacttgtttaccttatttataatagtaataatggattatGCTAATT includes:
- the LOC133545584 gene encoding oocyte zinc finger protein XlCOF8.4-like; the encoded protein is MSTLHTLRALVDQRLTAAVEEIFVVLERTIAEYEAELSRTKEGYNQLLDAVFKKHQDELDRTDLDEEHEQKEEPQSTNIHEEEKVSHSQRIREGGEEPHPPHVKEEDETPQTHNVKLTLHMKGQAEDPLIIRIKNEEEDPLTPHFKQQEDRLTPHIKKEVEDPLTPYFKEEEEDQEEYSISQGGEDIEGLEEFPVTVKSEDDEVKGESEERGGAEPPSSSSRQHMTTEADGDHCGGSQADKILAPLSDSEDTTSHSPDTDDENSKDDKTTDNTRFKCSHCDKTFKLPYLKVHMRTHTGEKPFSCSICGKGFTQNHHLKEHMKIHSGEKPFSCSECGKCFTHSQSFKVHMKIHGGENPFSCSICSKGFAQSHNLKAHMRIHTGEKPFICSACGKRFVESNNLKVHMRTHTGEKPFICSDCGKSFTESQHLKRHMRTHTGEKSHPCSICNRSFCERSNLVAHMRTHTGEKVLSCSVCGERFSYKYQCRKHKCAGENSSSK